One genomic window of Halococcus salifodinae DSM 8989 includes the following:
- a CDS encoding FAD-binding protein, translating into MHEHDVIVVGAGGAGLRAAIAAHEEGADVALVSKLHPVRSHTGAAEGGINAALRDGDSWEDHAYDTMKGSDYLGDAPAIETLCQQSPSEVIQLEHWGMAFSREDDGRMSQRPFGGLSFPRTTYAGAETGHHLLHTMYEQVVKRGIQVYDEWYVTQLAVTDHDDPEDRNCHGAIAYDVQTGEVEGFKARNGVILATGGPGQVYDHTTNAVANTGDGQAMAYRAGVPLEDMEFVQFHPTTLPSTGVLITEGVRGEGGILYNEEGERFMFESGYANNDGELASRDVVARAELTEINEGRGFDDDHVMLDMRHLGEERITDRLENIIHLAEDFEGVNPLEEPMPVKPGQHYEMGGIEVSENGETCISGLYAAGECACVSVHGSNRLGGNALPELIIFGARAGRHAAGKEMEPAEIETGPSASIEHAEYDSPVSPGALDSPDDVAADGGRASDDGESTATDGGAALVGVDETVERALEAEQARIEHLMEKDEGRQHAAIRADLQEAMTENVNVFRNEEGLKQALRDIRAAREAYDDVYVDDPSRTFNTDLQHTIETRNLIDLAEAITLSALARTEFRGAHWREGYQDRNDEEWIKHSMLAWDGGATDLYYKPVILEGEDKEYEPKVRSY; encoded by the coding sequence ATGCACGAACACGACGTCATCGTGGTCGGCGCGGGCGGTGCCGGCCTTCGCGCGGCGATCGCGGCACACGAGGAGGGCGCGGACGTCGCGCTCGTCTCGAAACTCCACCCCGTGCGGAGCCACACCGGGGCCGCCGAAGGCGGGATCAATGCTGCGCTTCGGGACGGCGACTCGTGGGAAGACCACGCCTACGACACGATGAAGGGCTCGGACTACCTCGGGGACGCCCCGGCGATCGAGACCCTCTGTCAACAGAGCCCGAGCGAGGTCATCCAGCTCGAACACTGGGGAATGGCATTCTCACGCGAGGACGACGGCCGGATGAGCCAGCGTCCGTTCGGCGGGCTTTCGTTCCCGCGGACGACCTACGCCGGCGCGGAGACGGGCCATCACCTGCTGCACACGATGTACGAGCAGGTCGTCAAACGAGGCATTCAGGTCTACGACGAGTGGTACGTCACCCAGCTCGCCGTCACCGACCACGACGACCCCGAGGACCGAAACTGCCACGGCGCGATCGCCTACGACGTTCAAACTGGGGAAGTCGAGGGGTTCAAAGCTCGGAACGGCGTGATCCTCGCGACCGGCGGGCCGGGCCAGGTCTACGACCACACCACCAACGCGGTCGCGAACACCGGCGACGGCCAGGCGATGGCCTACCGAGCGGGCGTCCCCCTCGAAGACATGGAGTTCGTCCAGTTCCACCCCACCACGCTGCCCTCCACCGGGGTCCTGATCACCGAGGGCGTCCGTGGCGAGGGTGGCATCCTCTACAACGAAGAGGGCGAGCGGTTCATGTTCGAGAGTGGGTACGCGAACAACGACGGGGAGCTCGCCTCGCGAGATGTCGTGGCCCGTGCCGAACTCACCGAGATCAACGAGGGCCGCGGGTTCGACGACGATCACGTGATGCTCGACATGCGCCACCTCGGCGAGGAGCGCATCACCGACCGGCTCGAAAACATCATCCACCTCGCGGAGGATTTCGAGGGCGTCAACCCGCTCGAAGAGCCGATGCCGGTCAAACCGGGCCAGCACTACGAGATGGGCGGGATCGAGGTCTCCGAGAACGGCGAAACCTGTATTTCGGGACTCTACGCCGCCGGCGAGTGCGCCTGCGTCTCGGTCCACGGCTCGAACCGGCTGGGCGGGAACGCACTCCCCGAACTCATCATCTTCGGGGCACGCGCGGGTCGCCACGCCGCGGGCAAGGAGATGGAGCCCGCCGAGATCGAGACCGGCCCCTCCGCAAGCATCGAGCACGCCGAGTACGACAGCCCGGTGTCGCCCGGTGCGCTCGATTCACCCGACGACGTCGCTGCCGACGGCGGTCGAGCGTCGGACGACGGAGAGTCGACCGCGACCGATGGGGGCGCAGCGCTGGTCGGAGTCGACGAGACCGTCGAGCGTGCGCTGGAAGCCGAGCAAGCACGCATCGAGCACCTGATGGAGAAAGACGAGGGTCGCCAGCACGCCGCGATCCGTGCCGATCTCCAGGAGGCGATGACCGAGAACGTCAACGTCTTCCGGAACGAAGAAGGCCTGAAACAGGCCCTCCGAGACATCCGCGCGGCGCGGGAGGCCTACGACGATGTCTACGTCGACGACCCCTCGCGCACGTTCAACACCGATCTCCAGCACACCATCGAGACCAGAAACCTGATCGACCTCGCCGAGGCCATCACCCTCTCGGCGCTCGCCCGCACCGAATTCCGGGGCGCACACTGGCGCGAGGGGTATCAGGACCGCAACGACGAGGAGTGGATCAAGCACTCGATGCTCGCGTGGGACGGCGGTGCGACAGACCTCTACTACAAACCGG
- a CDS encoding succinate dehydrogenase/fumarate reductase iron-sulfur subunit: MSTQIPQQETESETEPETEPTEETAQDRRLERKRADEAERQERAEAAAGEDEDRITLKVFRYDPEVEAKREPRFDDFQIPFEQGMTVLDALMYARDHYDSSLTFRHSCRQAVCGSDALFINGSQRLGCQTQVGDLDTPVRVEPLPHQEVEKDLVVDMEHFYDQMEAVEPYFQGDTPDGEEQRQSRENREKIKMSTRCIWCGACQSSCNIAAGDNQYLGPAAINKAYRFAMDEREEEEMKQHRMDILEQEHGVWRCQTQFSCTDVCPKDIPLTEHIQEMKREAVKDNLKFW, translated from the coding sequence ATGAGCACGCAAATCCCGCAACAAGAGACCGAAAGCGAGACCGAGCCCGAAACCGAACCCACCGAGGAGACCGCCCAGGATCGGCGGCTCGAACGCAAACGCGCCGACGAGGCCGAGCGTCAGGAGCGTGCCGAGGCGGCCGCGGGCGAAGACGAGGATCGAATAACCCTCAAGGTGTTCCGGTACGATCCGGAGGTCGAGGCCAAGCGAGAGCCGCGGTTCGACGACTTCCAGATCCCCTTCGAGCAGGGGATGACGGTGCTCGACGCGCTGATGTACGCGCGCGATCACTACGACTCCTCGCTCACCTTCCGGCACTCGTGTCGCCAGGCAGTCTGTGGTTCGGACGCCCTGTTCATCAACGGCTCACAGCGACTGGGATGTCAGACCCAGGTCGGGGACCTCGACACTCCGGTGCGGGTCGAGCCATTGCCCCACCAGGAAGTCGAAAAGGACCTCGTGGTCGACATGGAGCACTTCTACGACCAGATGGAGGCGGTTGAGCCGTACTTCCAGGGCGACACCCCGGATGGCGAGGAACAGCGCCAGAGTCGGGAGAACCGCGAGAAGATCAAGATGAGCACGCGGTGTATCTGGTGTGGCGCGTGTCAGTCCTCGTGTAACATCGCGGCGGGCGACAACCAGTATCTCGGCCCGGCAGCGATCAACAAGGCCTACCGCTTCGCGATGGACGAGCGCGAGGAAGAAGAGATGAAACAACACCGGATGGACATCCTCGAACAGGAGCACGGCGTCTGGCGGTGTCAGACCCAGTTCTCGTGTACCGATGTCTGCCCGAAGGACATCCCCCTCACGGAGCACATCCAGGAGATGAAGCGCGAAGCGGTCAAGGATAACCTGAAGTTCTGGTAA
- a CDS encoding type II toxin-antitoxin system VapC family toxin, producing the protein MTAADARDLPVCVVLDFVLAETMNALTQELAHEETTEALSMVRESTGFEIRRSTNEVWTTGLGVYEGYAHLSLVDAILVAYARETDISYIYSFDDGFDSIDGVQRLNTNTNPYSA; encoded by the coding sequence GTGACAGCAGCGGACGCTCGCGATCTCCCGGTTTGCGTCGTGCTCGATTTCGTGCTCGCGGAGACGATGAACGCGCTCACGCAGGAACTCGCTCACGAGGAGACGACCGAGGCCCTCTCGATGGTTCGTGAGAGCACCGGATTCGAGATCCGACGATCGACCAACGAGGTCTGGACCACAGGTCTCGGCGTGTATGAAGGGTACGCTCATCTCTCACTCGTGGATGCGATACTCGTCGCGTACGCACGTGAAACCGACATTTCGTACATCTACTCGTTTGACGATGGATTCGATAGCATCGATGGCGTGCAACGGCTGAACACTAACACAAATCCGTATTCGGCCTGA
- a CDS encoding acyl-CoA dehydrogenase family protein, with the protein MDYALSEEQRQIRDEVRRFAENEIAPIAGEYDREEKYPHDLIETAAEMGMLGASIPVEYGGAGYSTLETALVIEELFAVDPGIGLCVSSTGFGSEAIREFGTDEQKEEYLRPLANGEAIMGAAISEPDTGSDVSSVSTRAEKEGDEWVIDGNKMWITNGSVGDFFVVLCKTDPDAEGRYNGFSQIIVEADRDGFTAEKITGKLGIRASDTAELLLDGVRVPEENLLGTRGAGFLQQMQFFDETRTGVAAQGVGIAKGALERALDYAQEREQFGRPIGDFQAIQHKLADMHTTTEAARQLTYKSAWSVENTDEQLTTLASMAKEFASKVAVDVADEAVQIHGGSGYVDDFDVERFYRDAKITQIYEGTSEIQKNVIARELLGKGF; encoded by the coding sequence ACGACCTGATCGAGACCGCCGCCGAGATGGGGATGCTCGGCGCGAGCATCCCGGTCGAGTACGGCGGCGCGGGCTACTCCACCCTCGAAACCGCTCTCGTCATCGAGGAGCTGTTCGCGGTCGATCCAGGGATCGGCCTCTGTGTGTCGAGCACCGGGTTCGGCAGCGAGGCGATCCGGGAGTTCGGCACCGACGAGCAGAAAGAGGAGTACCTGCGGCCGCTCGCGAACGGCGAGGCGATCATGGGCGCAGCGATCTCCGAACCCGACACCGGCTCGGACGTCTCCTCGGTCTCGACCCGCGCGGAGAAGGAGGGCGACGAGTGGGTGATCGACGGCAACAAGATGTGGATTACGAACGGCTCGGTCGGCGATTTCTTCGTCGTGCTCTGTAAGACCGATCCCGACGCCGAGGGCCGTTATAATGGTTTCAGCCAGATCATCGTCGAGGCTGATCGGGACGGGTTCACCGCCGAGAAGATCACCGGCAAGCTCGGGATTCGGGCATCGGACACCGCCGAACTCCTCCTCGACGGGGTTCGCGTCCCCGAAGAGAACCTTCTGGGTACTCGCGGCGCGGGCTTCCTCCAGCAGATGCAGTTCTTCGACGAGACCCGGACTGGGGTGGCCGCCCAGGGCGTCGGCATCGCCAAGGGCGCACTGGAGCGGGCACTCGATTATGCCCAGGAGCGCGAGCAGTTCGGTCGGCCGATCGGCGATTTCCAGGCGATTCAGCACAAGCTCGCCGACATGCACACCACGACCGAGGCCGCCCGCCAGCTCACCTACAAGTCGGCGTGGAGCGTCGAAAACACCGACGAGCAGCTCACCACGCTCGCCTCGATGGCGAAGGAGTTCGCCTCGAAGGTCGCGGTCGACGTCGCCGACGAGGCCGTCCAGATTCACGGTGGGTCGGGCTACGTCGACGACTTCGATGTCGAACGGTTCTACCGGGACGCCAAGATCACCCAGATCTACGAGGGTACGAGCGAGATCCAGAAGAACGTGATCGCGCGCGAACTCCTCGGCAAAGGGTTCTAA
- a CDS encoding succinylglutamate desuccinylase/aspartoacylase family protein, whose product MSHEGAFTYDGGKVAPGETQNVRYGISETYMGDPVRIPVTVVNGAEPGPTAVLTAAAHGDELNGIEVVRTVAHEWDHTDLHGTLICLPVLNVPGFLAQQRYLPIYDRDLNRSFPGNETGTSARRMANRIFGNFVEPGDFGLDFHTSTRGRTNMLHVRADTETEGVERVAKAFGSNVVIDGAGPEGTLRREASERGTSTVTIEMGEAHRFQRELIDRALAGVESVFAEFGLRRTDAVRWPGWRTVIDGASEKTWLRADVGGLVDMHYDGGDLVREGESVCTITDPFKTASETVTAPFTGLLVGVLENPLVYPGNPVCHLVELDASTRRALEREQSSQENRAG is encoded by the coding sequence ATGAGTCACGAGGGGGCCTTCACGTACGACGGCGGGAAGGTCGCGCCTGGCGAAACCCAGAACGTCAGATACGGTATCAGCGAGACCTACATGGGCGATCCGGTCCGGATTCCGGTCACCGTGGTCAACGGGGCGGAGCCGGGACCGACCGCGGTCCTCACTGCGGCGGCCCACGGCGACGAGCTCAACGGCATCGAGGTCGTCAGAACCGTGGCCCACGAGTGGGATCACACCGATCTCCACGGGACGTTGATCTGTCTCCCGGTGTTGAACGTCCCTGGCTTCCTCGCCCAGCAGCGGTATCTCCCGATCTACGACCGCGACCTCAATCGATCCTTTCCCGGAAACGAGACCGGAACCAGCGCCCGCCGGATGGCGAATCGGATCTTCGGGAACTTCGTCGAACCGGGCGATTTCGGGCTGGATTTCCACACCTCGACCCGGGGCCGGACCAACATGCTCCACGTCCGAGCCGACACCGAAACGGAGGGCGTCGAGCGGGTGGCGAAGGCGTTCGGTTCGAACGTCGTGATCGACGGGGCTGGTCCGGAAGGGACCCTGCGACGCGAGGCGTCCGAGCGGGGGACGTCCACGGTCACGATCGAGATGGGCGAGGCCCACCGGTTCCAGCGCGAGCTGATTGACCGCGCGCTCGCGGGCGTCGAGAGTGTGTTCGCGGAGTTCGGGCTGCGGCGGACGGACGCGGTCCGGTGGCCCGGTTGGCGCACCGTCATCGACGGCGCGTCCGAAAAGACGTGGCTCCGGGCCGACGTCGGGGGACTCGTCGATATGCACTACGACGGCGGCGACCTCGTCCGGGAGGGCGAATCGGTCTGTACGATCACCGATCCGTTCAAGACCGCAAGCGAAACCGTGACAGCGCCGTTCACGGGACTGCTGGTCGGCGTGCTCGAGAACCCGCTCGTGTATCCAGGCAACCCGGTGTGTCATCTCGTCGAACTCGACGCCTCGACCCGGCGCGCGCTGGAGCGCGAGCAGTCGAGTCAGGAGAACCGCGCCGGCTGA
- a CDS encoding AbrB/MazE/SpoVT family DNA-binding domain-containing protein, with product MNESDETTETIGESAISGNQASIPAAIRDRADIEDGDRVRWRWRDGELSVEVVRQRAGVFAEFEGFDGESETLDHDRTGLDSAGEYNAGDEA from the coding sequence ATGAACGAATCAGACGAGACAACTGAGACGATCGGCGAAAGCGCGATCTCCGGCAATCAGGCGTCGATCCCGGCGGCGATCCGCGATCGGGCCGACATCGAGGACGGTGACAGGGTCCGCTGGCGGTGGCGCGACGGCGAACTTTCGGTCGAAGTCGTCCGGCAGCGGGCGGGCGTGTTCGCGGAGTTCGAGGGCTTCGACGGCGAAAGCGAAACGCTCGATCACGACCGCACAGGCCTCGATTCCGCTGGCGAGTACAACGCCGGCGACGAGGCGTAG
- a CDS encoding CopD family protein → MTTVLDAVMTVHTVFAALWTGGTLVIAGMVVPAARRELLGEKAVSLITRRFGYLTIASVLLLLFSGGHLAGTLYTAESLTSTGRGHLVLSMVGLWLVLAIVLVVGFRRLNPSSGSSAATAATAARPWFLVASVVSLALLVVAGLL, encoded by the coding sequence ATGACGACGGTGCTCGATGCAGTCATGACCGTCCACACCGTCTTTGCTGCCCTCTGGACCGGTGGTACGCTCGTGATCGCCGGGATGGTGGTCCCCGCAGCGCGCCGGGAGCTGCTCGGCGAGAAGGCAGTCTCGCTCATCACCCGGCGATTCGGGTATCTCACGATCGCCTCGGTGCTCCTCTTGCTGTTCTCGGGTGGGCACCTCGCCGGCACGCTGTACACCGCCGAGTCGCTCACGTCGACAGGGCGTGGCCATCTCGTCCTGTCGATGGTGGGGCTGTGGCTCGTCCTCGCGATCGTACTGGTCGTCGGATTTCGTCGGCTCAATCCGTCCTCCGGGTCGTCGGCCGCGACCGCGGCGACGGCGGCGCGGCCGTGGTTTCTCGTCGCGAGCGTCGTCTCGCTCGCGCTGCTCGTCGTTGCCGGACTGCTGTGA
- a CDS encoding putative ATP-dependent zinc protease has protein sequence MTNADDPVRVGVLSLHNSKETKAILNAVEDLGHTPVWLRRENTAVSIRDSEVGVEPEVDVVANRLLLSNTEEPAEGLGLAATFERIRPMLNRPGPTLTAIHKFATAARLADWNVRVPDALLALSNDRLNRGREQFGDVGVYKTAIGTHGGGTWKVDLDEPVNPKVGNRQAFLQELIERDATEHRDLRVYVVDDRMVGAMHRYAPEGDWRTNVALGGAVENVTDEIPDEARETALYAADVMDLDYVGVDLIEGTDGWHVLEMNPTAGFKGLYEATGKSPAPYIAKLAIERVGGEVDDDRVAEISTTLDDSTPSSMPRPERPAPGQTPLIGYIEDVVVSGTSGSRSTLAKSDTGATRTSIDTSLAAEIGAGPIKSMTRVRSGSSKSGKARPVVDLVVGIGGTQHTVTASVEDRSHMSYPLLLGRDILQHYQVDVRRRADSDDDPREEAERLEE, from the coding sequence ATGACGAACGCCGACGACCCAGTCCGGGTGGGAGTGTTGAGCCTCCACAACAGCAAGGAGACGAAGGCCATCCTGAACGCGGTCGAGGACCTCGGACACACGCCGGTGTGGCTCCGGCGGGAGAACACCGCGGTTTCGATCCGCGACAGTGAGGTCGGCGTCGAGCCCGAAGTCGACGTGGTCGCGAACCGACTCCTGCTCTCGAACACCGAGGAGCCCGCCGAGGGCTTAGGATTGGCGGCGACGTTCGAACGCATCCGCCCGATGCTCAACCGTCCGGGACCGACCCTCACCGCGATCCACAAGTTCGCGACCGCCGCACGACTCGCCGACTGGAACGTGAGAGTGCCGGACGCGCTGCTCGCGCTCTCGAACGATCGGCTAAATCGTGGCCGCGAGCAGTTCGGCGACGTCGGGGTGTACAAGACCGCGATCGGCACCCACGGCGGCGGGACGTGGAAAGTCGATCTCGACGAGCCCGTGAACCCCAAAGTCGGTAATCGTCAGGCGTTCCTTCAGGAACTCATCGAGCGCGACGCGACCGAACACCGCGACCTCCGGGTGTACGTCGTCGACGACCGGATGGTCGGCGCGATGCACCGGTACGCACCCGAGGGCGACTGGCGAACCAACGTCGCGCTCGGTGGGGCAGTCGAGAACGTCACCGACGAAATTCCCGACGAGGCCAGAGAAACCGCGCTCTACGCCGCCGACGTGATGGATCTCGATTACGTGGGCGTCGATCTCATCGAAGGAACGGATGGCTGGCACGTCCTCGAAATGAACCCGACGGCGGGATTCAAGGGGCTCTACGAGGCCACGGGGAAGAGTCCCGCACCCTACATCGCGAAGCTCGCTATCGAGCGGGTCGGCGGAGAGGTCGACGACGACCGTGTGGCGGAGATCTCGACGACGCTCGACGACTCCACACCGTCCAGTATGCCCCGTCCCGAGCGGCCCGCACCCGGCCAGACCCCGCTGATCGGCTACATCGAGGACGTGGTAGTGAGCGGCACCAGCGGCTCGCGGTCGACGCTCGCCAAATCCGACACCGGTGCGACCCGGACCAGTATCGATACCTCGCTCGCGGCCGAGATCGGTGCTGGCCCGATCAAGAGCATGACCCGCGTCAGGTCGGGAAGTTCGAAATCCGGGAAGGCACGGCCGGTCGTCGACCTCGTGGTAGGAATCGGCGGCACCCAGCACACCGTGACCGCAAGCGTCGAGGACCGGAGCCACATGAGCTACCCGCTCCTGCTGGGTCGGGACATCCTCCAACACTACCAGGTCGACGTCAGGCGGCGCGCCGACAGCGACGATGACCCAAGAGAGGAGGCGGAGCGTCTCGAAGAGTAG
- a CDS encoding succinate dehydrogenase hydrophobic membrane anchor subunit, giving the protein MAERYSSFDRRGWRWFAQRVTAAFLIVVLAFHFMLLHFVNHAYEITLAGTTARMSQVGYFATMVLFLVTATFHGVNGVYNALVNQGLGGTQKKAVAAVLVTASVLLVVQGIRVALAMTGMDVSF; this is encoded by the coding sequence ATGGCCGAACGCTACTCCTCGTTCGACCGGCGCGGCTGGCGGTGGTTCGCCCAGCGCGTGACCGCGGCGTTCCTGATCGTGGTGCTCGCCTTCCACTTCATGCTGCTGCACTTCGTGAACCACGCCTACGAGATCACCCTCGCCGGGACGACCGCGCGGATGAGCCAGGTCGGCTACTTCGCCACGATGGTGCTCTTCCTCGTGACCGCAACGTTCCACGGCGTCAACGGCGTCTACAACGCCCTCGTGAACCAGGGCCTCGGCGGCACCCAGAAAAAAGCCGTGGCGGCGGTGCTCGTCACCGCGAGCGTCCTCCTCGTCGTCCAAGGCATCCGTGTCGCGCTGGCGATGACCGGCATGGACGTGAGTTTCTAA
- a CDS encoding DNA-3-methyladenine glycosylase family protein — MDELREDPVMAELIDEHGPLELEPADNEFRRLVVTIINQSISTASAAAVRERVFDLLEEVTPETVLEADEEALRDAGLGEAKTEYVRNAARAFQERDLTRAGLADESDEAVIDHLTEIRGIGAWTGRMYLIFVLGREDVFPIGDLAVRRGIESLYGEMTREEMHELAERWRPYRSIATRYLWAHYES, encoded by the coding sequence ATGGACGAACTCAGGGAGGATCCGGTGATGGCCGAGTTGATCGACGAGCACGGACCGCTCGAACTCGAACCCGCCGACAACGAATTCCGGCGACTCGTGGTCACCATCATCAACCAATCGATTTCGACGGCCTCGGCGGCCGCCGTACGCGAGCGCGTGTTCGATCTGCTGGAGGAGGTCACCCCCGAAACGGTGCTGGAAGCCGACGAAGAAGCCCTCCGAGACGCCGGTCTCGGCGAGGCGAAGACCGAGTACGTCAGAAACGCGGCGCGGGCGTTTCAGGAACGCGATCTCACCCGAGCGGGCCTCGCGGACGAGAGCGACGAGGCGGTGATCGACCACCTCACCGAAATCCGTGGTATCGGGGCGTGGACCGGCCGGATGTATCTGATCTTCGTCCTCGGCCGAGAGGACGTGTTCCCGATCGGCGATCTCGCGGTGCGCCGCGGAATCGAATCCCTGTACGGTGAGATGACCCGCGAGGAGATGCACGAACTCGCCGAACGGTGGCGACCGTACCGATCGATCGCCACTCGCTACCTCTGGGCACACTACGAATCCTGA
- the sdhC gene encoding succinate dehydrogenase, cytochrome b556 subunit: protein MSQSYERGLVEDFGRWREFSAGMWAWIFHKFTGWVLIGYLFTHIAVLSTAISGASVYNQTLGGLEALLLVRILEVGLLAVAVFHILNGIRLLFVDLGVGLESQDKSFYASLVITGAIAIASVPTFLTGAF from the coding sequence ATGAGTCAGTCGTACGAGCGGGGTCTCGTCGAGGACTTCGGTCGGTGGCGGGAGTTCTCGGCCGGGATGTGGGCGTGGATATTTCACAAGTTCACCGGCTGGGTGCTGATCGGCTACCTGTTCACCCACATCGCAGTCCTGAGCACGGCGATTTCGGGCGCATCGGTGTACAACCAGACGCTCGGGGGACTCGAAGCACTCCTGCTCGTTCGCATTCTCGAAGTCGGCCTGCTCGCGGTCGCGGTCTTTCACATCCTCAACGGGATCCGGCTGCTGTTCGTGGATCTCGGTGTGGGCCTCGAATCCCAGGACAAGAGCTTCTACGCATCGCTCGTCATCACTGGCGCGATCGCCATCGCAAGCGTTCCGACGTTCCTCACGGGGGCCTTTTAG